From one Acidobacteriota bacterium genomic stretch:
- the pgi gene encoding glucose-6-phosphate isomerase (functions in sugar metabolism in glycolysis and the Embden-Meyerhof pathways (EMP) and in gluconeogenesis; catalyzes reversible isomerization of glucose-6-phosphate to fructose-6-phosphate; member of PGI family) → LLGTREALREGGRQSMTVTVDRLDARTLGILIALYERAVGFYASLVGINAYHQPGVEAGKRAAAGVLALQQQVVHRLETATAPQTAEQIATALGEPDAVETVFHLLEGLAANGRVEKEAGEDPFAAVYSSS, encoded by the coding sequence CTCCTGGGTACCCGTGAGGCGCTGCGGGAGGGTGGCCGGCAATCCATGACCGTCACCGTCGACCGTCTCGACGCCCGCACTTTGGGCATCCTTATCGCTCTCTACGAACGCGCCGTAGGCTTCTACGCTTCGCTGGTGGGCATCAACGCCTACCACCAGCCCGGGGTGGAAGCGGGGAAACGTGCCGCGGCAGGGGTATTGGCGCTTCAGCAGCAGGTGGTGCATCGCCTGGAGACCGCCACCGCCCCCCAAACTGCGGAGCAAATCGCCACCGCTTTGGGCGAGCCCGACGCCGTGGAGACCGTTTTCCACCTCCTCGAAGGGCTGGCGGCCAACGGGCGGGTGGAGAAAGAGGCGGGGGAGGATCCGTTCGCGGCGGTGTATAGCTCTTCCTGA
- the nhaA gene encoding Na+/H+ antiporter NhaA, with protein MVLTKAKRLLSPFQSFVRSESASGILLVITAAVAFAWANSPWHEAYEHLKELSVSVGFGDWGLDKHLIHWVNDGLMALFFLFVGLEIKRELLVGELSNRRAAALPIAAALGGIVVPAMIYAAVNWGGAGIGGWGIPMATDIAFALGIMSLLGDRVPIALKVFLTALAIVDDLAAVLVIAVFYTEGMLWSYLLISLGLWAAALVYARLGGHQLRVFAILGIVMWYFMLKSGVHATVAGVLLAMAIPMRRQMTPQQVKESLAELFLKKDFEHEEVEMEHLEGLVQKAQSPLHELEHDMAPLVAYVIMPVFALFNAGFTLSADASLAAPISLGAFLGLLLGKPIGVAGAAWLAVRTGAGALPSRVSFRGILGAGFLAGIGFTMSLFIAALGFGGGAELDQAKLGVLAASVVSAFLGLAVLTWAYPKKAP; from the coding sequence ATGGTGTTGACCAAAGCGAAGCGGTTGCTTTCGCCATTCCAATCCTTTGTTCGCAGCGAGAGTGCGAGCGGCATCCTGCTGGTGATCACGGCAGCGGTCGCCTTCGCCTGGGCCAATTCCCCCTGGCACGAGGCCTACGAGCATCTGAAGGAGCTGTCGGTGAGCGTGGGTTTTGGGGATTGGGGACTGGACAAGCACCTGATCCACTGGGTCAACGACGGCCTGATGGCCCTCTTCTTCCTCTTCGTGGGCCTGGAGATCAAGCGCGAGCTGCTGGTGGGCGAGCTGAGCAACCGGCGCGCGGCGGCGCTGCCCATCGCGGCGGCCCTCGGCGGCATCGTGGTGCCGGCGATGATCTATGCGGCGGTCAATTGGGGCGGTGCGGGCATCGGCGGCTGGGGCATTCCCATGGCCACGGACATCGCCTTCGCTCTGGGCATCATGAGCCTGCTGGGGGATCGGGTGCCTATCGCCCTCAAGGTCTTTCTCACCGCCCTGGCCATCGTCGACGATCTGGCGGCGGTACTGGTCATCGCGGTCTTCTACACCGAAGGGATGCTGTGGAGCTATCTGCTCATCTCCCTCGGTTTGTGGGCTGCCGCCCTGGTCTACGCCCGCCTCGGTGGCCACCAGCTGCGGGTCTTCGCGATCCTGGGCATCGTGATGTGGTATTTCATGCTCAAATCCGGTGTCCACGCCACGGTAGCCGGCGTGCTGCTGGCCATGGCCATCCCCATGCGTCGCCAGATGACGCCCCAGCAGGTCAAGGAGAGCCTGGCCGAGCTCTTCCTGAAGAAGGATTTCGAGCACGAGGAAGTGGAGATGGAGCACCTGGAGGGCCTGGTGCAGAAAGCCCAGAGCCCGCTCCACGAGCTGGAGCACGACATGGCACCGCTGGTGGCCTATGTGATCATGCCCGTCTTCGCTCTCTTCAACGCCGGCTTCACCCTCTCGGCGGACGCCTCCCTGGCCGCGCCCATCTCCCTCGGTGCCTTCCTCGGCCTGCTGCTGGGCAAGCCCATCGGGGTCGCCGGCGCCGCCTGGCTGGCGGTGCGCACGGGAGCCGGCGCGCTCCCCAGCCGGGTCTCCTTCCGCGGCATCCTCGGCGCTGGATTCTTGGCGGGCATCGGCTTCACCATGTCCCTATTCATCGCCGCCCTGGGCTTCGGCGGCGGCGCCGAGTTGGACCAGGCGAAGCTCGGTGTGCTGGCCGCTTCGGTGGTTTCGGCGTTCTTGGGCCTGGCGGTGCTGACCTGGGCCTATCCGAAGAAGGCCCCGTAA
- a CDS encoding Hsp70 family protein, translated as MRLGIDFGTTRTVVSAVDRGNYPVVSFDTGGDGEQPWYPSLLAVRGDQVEAGWSAAALRFHGGWTVLRSLKRLLVDAGPETMLEVGGRRWHVIHLLGRYLDCLRRDLLFGSNLGADEDETLEAMIAVPANAASGQRFVTLEAFRQAGFEVLGMINEPSAAGIEYGHRHTTKSGRRRKEHLLVYDFGGGTFDASIIRIAGRHHEILANEGVPRLGGDDFDDQLLRLALEEAQQPEPEELTPAQRLVLLEECRERKEGLHPNTRKVMVELEPALPGAGEVTVSVEALEERCAPLMERTVQAVESAVARGEEAGGTSWDQLAGVYLVGGASDLPLVGRRLREFWGHRVRRSPHARFATAIGLAITADGATDYTLRERFGRHFGVWREARDGREVAFDAIFPKGAPLPAADEPALVFKRRYRPVHTIGHFRYLECTELDDHGQPRGGLTPWAEIHFPFDPRLREVQNLRNLSIEPLDLPDDLMIEEQYACDAHGVLQVTLSNTTHGYRRTYRLR; from the coding sequence ATGCGTTTGGGGATCGATTTCGGCACGACGCGCACCGTGGTGTCAGCGGTGGATCGGGGCAATTACCCGGTGGTGAGCTTCGACACCGGCGGGGACGGGGAGCAGCCCTGGTATCCGTCGCTGCTGGCGGTGCGGGGGGACCAGGTGGAGGCCGGCTGGTCGGCGGCGGCGCTGCGCTTCCATGGCGGCTGGACGGTCCTGCGCTCCCTCAAGCGACTGCTGGTGGACGCCGGCCCCGAGACCATGCTCGAGGTGGGCGGCCGCCGCTGGCACGTCATCCACCTTCTCGGCCGCTACCTCGACTGCCTGCGCCGGGATCTGCTCTTCGGCTCGAATCTGGGGGCGGACGAGGACGAGACTCTGGAGGCGATGATCGCGGTGCCCGCCAACGCCGCCAGCGGCCAACGCTTCGTCACCCTGGAAGCCTTCCGCCAGGCCGGCTTCGAGGTGCTGGGGATGATCAACGAGCCCTCCGCCGCGGGCATCGAATACGGCCACCGGCACACCACCAAGAGCGGCCGGCGGCGCAAGGAGCATCTGCTGGTCTACGACTTCGGCGGCGGCACCTTCGACGCCTCCATCATCCGCATCGCTGGCCGCCACCACGAGATCCTCGCCAACGAGGGCGTACCCCGCCTCGGCGGCGACGACTTCGACGACCAGCTGCTGCGCCTGGCCCTGGAGGAAGCCCAGCAGCCGGAGCCGGAGGAGCTCACCCCGGCGCAGCGGCTGGTGCTCTTGGAGGAGTGCCGGGAGCGCAAGGAGGGCCTGCACCCCAACACCCGCAAGGTGATGGTGGAGTTGGAACCGGCGCTGCCGGGGGCCGGCGAGGTGACGGTGTCGGTGGAGGCGCTGGAGGAACGCTGCGCGCCGCTGATGGAGCGCACGGTGCAGGCGGTGGAATCGGCGGTGGCCCGCGGCGAAGAAGCCGGAGGGACCTCCTGGGATCAGCTCGCCGGGGTCTACCTGGTGGGCGGCGCCAGCGACCTGCCGCTGGTGGGGCGCCGGCTGCGGGAGTTCTGGGGCCACCGGGTGCGCCGCTCCCCCCACGCCCGCTTCGCCACCGCCATCGGCCTCGCCATCACCGCCGACGGCGCCACGGACTACACGCTACGGGAGCGCTTCGGCCGCCATTTCGGCGTCTGGCGCGAGGCCCGGGACGGCCGCGAGGTGGCCTTCGACGCCATCTTCCCCAAGGGCGCGCCGCTCCCCGCCGCCGACGAGCCGGCGCTGGTCTTCAAGCGCCGCTATCGCCCGGTGCACACCATCGGTCATTTCCGCTATCTCGAGTGCACCGAGCTCGACGACCACGGCCAGCCCCGGGGCGGCCTGACCCCCTGGGCGGAGATTCACTTCCCCTTCGATCCCCGCCTGCGGGAGGTCCAGAATCTCCGGAATCTCTCCATCGAGCCCCTGGATCTGCCCGACGATCTGATGATCGAGGAACAATACGCCTGCGACGCCCACGGCGTGCTCCAGGTCACCCTGAGCAACACCACCCACGGCTACCGCCGCACGTATCGATTGCGCTGA